A part of Catharus ustulatus isolate bCatUst1 chromosome 8, bCatUst1.pri.v2, whole genome shotgun sequence genomic DNA contains:
- the LOC116999335 gene encoding early activation antigen CD69-like gives MSLPMGHPRGCAAVPEADLQKAFSALLKWLEQGAVCSKHRDASCELEQSEFCSIHGPVKKLLHLQEGPAAGLAHLPGAQEATCHKQGDTTCERAVREHVESGISSSEGSVREPLGPQGTSASGHGHRSILRRFPGKWFRSHPVLTLVLILFLSVLLALAVALAVQSAPQVPVPPATPLLVLGCPPGWVGYNGFCYYFSRDQGTWEQGQERCSEFGASLAILKDEEMDLFFRLRGNVDYWVGLRRWGEHLQWGDGSSFSSSVPVLGNSECVCLADDKFRSESCSNPQPYLCSKARAPL, from the exons ATGTCCCTTCCAATGGGCCATCCCCGTGGGTGTGCAGCTGTTCCCGAGGCCGATCTCCAAAAGGCTTTTTCAGCACTCCTGAAGTGGCTGGAGCAAGGGGCTGTTTGTTCCAAGCACAGAGATGCCAGctgtgagctggagcagagtgaATTCTGCTCCATCCATGGGCCTGTGAAGAAGCTCCTGCATCTCCAGGAGGGACCAGCAGCCGGGCTGGCACACTTGCCAGGGGCACAAGAAGCCACTTGTCATAAGCAGGGGGACACCACTTGTGAGCGTGCAGTGAGGGAACATGTGGAGAGTGGAATCAGCAGCAGTGAAGGCAGTGTGAGGGAGCCCCTGGGTCCCCAGGGCACATCAGCAAGCGGCCATGGACACAGGAGCATCCTCAGAAGATTTCCGG GCAAGTGGTTCAGATCCCATCCCGTGCTCACCTTGGTGCTGATCCTGTTCCTGTCGGTGCTGCTGGCGCTGGCGGTGGCCTTGGCTGTGCAGTCAG caccacaggtTCCAGTTCCACCTGCGACTCCGCTCTTGGTTCTGGGCTGTCCCCCTGGCTGGGTTGGATACAATGGATTCTGCTACTACTTCTCAAGGGATCAGGGCACCtgggagcagggtcaggagcGGTGCTCTGAGTTTGGGGCCTCCCTGGCCATTCTGAAGGATGAGGAAATG GATTTGTTCTTCCGCCTCCGCGGGAACGTCGATTACTGGGTCGGGCTGCGCAGATGGGGCGAGCACCTGCAGTGGGGGGACggcagcagcttcagctcctc GGTTCCTGTCCTTGGCAATTCCGAGTGTGTGTGCCTGGCTGACGATAAATTCAGGAGTGAGAGCTGCTCGAATCCGCAGCCGTATCTGTGCAGCAAGGCCCGAGCTCCCCTGTAA
- the LOC122149417 gene encoding C-type lectin domain family 2 member H-like: protein MDTGASSEDCRAVVQIHPVHILVLILLLSLLLALAVALAVQSAPQVPAPPATPLLVLGCAPGWVGYNGFCYHFSRDQGTWEQGQERCSELGASLAIVKDEEMDLFFRLRGNVDYWVGLRRWGEHLQWGDGSSFSSS from the exons ATGGACACAGGAGCATCCTCAGAAGATTGCCGG GCAGTGGTTCAGATCCATCCCGTGCACATCTTGGTGCTGATCCTGCTCCTGTCGCTGCTGCTGGCGCTGGCGGTGGCCTTGGCTGTGCAGTCAG caccacaggtTCCAGCTCCACCTGCGACTCCGCTCTTGGTTCTGGGCTGTGCCCCTGGCTGGGTTGGATACAATGGATTCTGCTACCACTTCTCAAGGGATCAGGGCACCtgggagcagggtcaggagcGGTGCTCCGAGCTCGGGGCCTCCCTGGCCATTGTGAAGGATGAGGAAATG GATTTGTTCTTCCGCCTCCGTGGGAACGTCGATTACTGGGTCGGGCTGCGCAGATGGGGCGAGCACCTGCAGTGGGGGGACggcagcagcttcagctcctcGTGA